TCCAAGTGCCACTAATAACCATAAAAAATCTGTTGCATTAACACTCATAAGACCCACCTTCCATTTCTTTAATTTTCTGAATAGATATAAAAAGATTAGATTTTTTTAAATCAATTTTTTCTTTTGTTTTTGAAAATCCAATAGCAGTAATTCCTTCTAATCCCCAAGAGATTTTTATTAAATTTAGTTCTTCAAATATACTAATAATTGCTAATAATTTTAATATCTTCTTTAATGGCTCCATTTCATTTATACCCAAAAAATCATAAGATATAAACCCAATATTTCTTAATTGTTTGTAAACTTCTATAAATTCAATGTTTATTTCAAGATCAATTTTATCAAAATGGCTACTCATTTTATACAAATAAACTGGTTGCTTTAAAATATTTTTCATTATTATATATGAAGGAACATCTAATGCAACAGCTATGTCAAAATCTTTTTCTATAGATGCAATCTTATCAAATCTTGTTACTAATACATCATTATAATAAGCATCACTTAATGAACTTTGATGAATCAACACTCTTTTATTCTGATTGAAAAAATTGAAAATCTCTTCATTAAATTTATCACCTTTTAAAAAATTAATAATTTTTTTCATTGTATCTGGATAAAAACAACCAAACAAAATGTGTTTATCAAGATTATTTTCAAATATTACATCTTCTTTATATATAGTTTTATTTGAAACATCAATTTGAGATAATATTTTAAAGTTATAAAATAAATCCTTATAAATACCACTTATTAAATTCTCATATAAGTCTATAATATATATCTGATTTTTCCTAATACCATTAAATACATTTTTATTTAGTTTCCCAATAACATCTATTTTTTTTATTTCATTGAGTTCATCCATTTCGTAATTTATTGAAAATGAAATTGCTTCAAGGTTTGAATTGTTATTAAACATTATCTTATAATATTGATTTTGATCACCAAAAAATTTAACTGAACTTACCTTAAGGTTTTGAAGCATAAAAATTGGTTCATTATTACCTATTCCATAAGGTTCAAGTAAAGATAGTTGATCAACTAATTCATCATCTATTTCATTTTGCTGCAATTTTATATCAACTTCAATATATGGCTTAAATATCATAAAATTACAATCATTCGCAATTTCATTAAGCATTTTTTCTAATTGTTCAATATTATCTATTTTTAATGATAAACCTGCTGCATGTTCATGGCCACCATACTTAATTAAAGCATCTCTACATTTTGTTAATGCATCATACAAGTTAAACCCTTTTATACTTCTTGCTGAAGCTTTTGCAATATCAAAATCTTCATATGTATAAAGTATTGTCGGTCTATAGTATTTTTCAGTAATTTTCGAAGATGCTATCCCAACAACACCTTGGTGCCAATCTTTATCTCCAATTACAAAAACCTTTTTCCTAAGATTATTTTTATTTAATGAAATCTTTTTAAATGCATCTTTTATGGTGTTTTCTTCTATTAATTGTCTTTTCCTGTTTTCCTCGTCAATAATCTTTGCAAGTTTAAGTGCTTCTTCTTCATTATTGCTTAACAAAAGTCTTAGTGCTAATGATGCATCCGAAATCCTACCTGCTGCATTTAGTCTTGGGCCTAATATAAAAGAAACATCGTTTGTTTTTAATTCACTTTTGTTAGATATCCCAGCTACTTCTATTAATTTTTTCAATCCTATATTGCTTGTATTTCTTAGTTTTTCCAATCCAAACTTAGTAATTATTCTGTTCTCGTCAATTAATGGCATAATATCAACAATTGTTCCGATAGCAACAATATCTAGGTAATTATTAACATCAAAACTAAAACCCTTCATGGCCAATGCTTGAAGAAGTTTAAATGTAACACCAACACCTGCTAATTCTCTAAAATTATATTCAGAATCCTTTCTTTTAGGATTAACTATTGCATCAGCATTTGGTAAAGAATCTTTAGGTTCATGATGGTCTGTTATAATTACAGTTTTCCCACTATTTTTTAAAAACACAACTTCATCAATTGCAGAAATACCACAATCCACTGTTATTAATAAATCAAATTGATCAATAAACTTTTTTAGTACGTCAATATTAAGCCCATATCCATCATTAAATCTATTCGGAATATAATAGCTCAAATTAGAAATATAATTTTTTAAATTATCAAATAATAAATAAGTACTTGCTATTCCATC
The sequence above is drawn from the Caldicellulosiruptoraceae bacterium PP1 genome and encodes:
- the recJ gene encoding single-stranded-DNA-specific exonuclease RecJ; the protein is MIFQRKRWIVKEYKSIEINPIEINYIKIKPQIIKILQNRGYNSKEAIEKFLFPSLNDFHDPFKLPDMDKAVSLIKKAYEKKQKVLIYGDYDCDGIASTYLLFDNLKNYISNLSYYIPNRFNDGYGLNIDVLKKFIDQFDLLITVDCGISAIDEVVFLKNSGKTVIITDHHEPKDSLPNADAIVNPKRKDSEYNFRELAGVGVTFKLLQALAMKGFSFDVNNYLDIVAIGTIVDIMPLIDENRIITKFGLEKLRNTSNIGLKKLIEVAGISNKSELKTNDVSFILGPRLNAAGRISDASLALRLLLSNNEEEALKLAKIIDEENRKRQLIEENTIKDAFKKISLNKNNLRKKVFVIGDKDWHQGVVGIASSKITEKYYRPTILYTYEDFDIAKASARSIKGFNLYDALTKCRDALIKYGGHEHAAGLSLKIDNIEQLEKMLNEIANDCNFMIFKPYIEVDIKLQQNEIDDELVDQLSLLEPYGIGNNEPIFMLQNLKVSSVKFFGDQNQYYKIMFNNNSNLEAISFSINYEMDELNEIKKIDVIGKLNKNVFNGIRKNQIYIIDLYENLISGIYKDLFYNFKILSQIDVSNKTIYKEDVIFENNLDKHILFGCFYPDTMKKIINFLKGDKFNEEIFNFFNQNKRVLIHQSSLSDAYYNDVLVTRFDKIASIEKDFDIAVALDVPSYIIMKNILKQPVYLYKMSSHFDKIDLEINIEFIEVYKQLRNIGFISYDFLGINEMEPLKKILKLLAIISIFEELNLIKISWGLEGITAIGFSKTKEKIDLKKSNLFISIQKIKEMEGGSYEC